From the genome of Halichoerus grypus chromosome X, mHalGry1.hap1.1, whole genome shotgun sequence:
ctcccccagtgccccgGCAGCCACTGCCCAGAGCCAGCCTGACCAGGGCTCCAGCAGCCCCGATGAGGAGGGGTCGAGCACCTGGGAGGAGCCCGAAGAAGCCCAGCCGGGGCACCAAAACGTAGTCCAGGGGAAGGTGGTCGACCTGGTGGAGTTCCTGCTCCTCAAGTATCGCACCAAGGAGCCGATCAGCCAGGCAGAGATGCTGGAGATCGTCGGCGAGGATGACCAGGATGCCTTCCCTGTGATCTTGGGCCGAGCCTCCGAGTGCATGCGGCTGGTCTTTGGCGTGGATGTGAAGGAAGTGGACCCCGCCGACCACTCCTACATCCTGGTCCCCgtcctgggcctcacctgggaTGGGATGCTGAGCAGTGAGCAGGAAGTGCCCAAGACCGGCCTCCTGGTAGTGCTCCTGGGGTTTATCCTCCTGAACAGCGACCATGCCCcggaggaggaggtgtgggaagCGCTGGGGGACATGGGGGTGTATGCTGGCCAGGAGCACGTCATCtatggggagcccagggagctcctCACCAATGTCTGGGTGCAGGAAGGGTACGTGGAGTACCGGCAGGTGCCCGGCAGCGACCCTGCCCGCTACGAGTTcctgtggggtcccagggcccaCGCCGAAATCAAAGTTGCAAATGCTGGAGTATTTGCTCCGGGTCAGTCTCGCGCAGCcggcttcctccctggccctgtctgaaggggctgtgagagatgaggaagagggggccTGAGCCCCCGCGTCTGCCAGGCCCTTTCCAGGCATTGGTGGGGTCggcagcttctcctccaggatgCTGGGCTTGAAGTGAGGCCGCTTGTTggtccttccctgtgtgtgtttgtgtgtgtgcgtgaagaCAGAGCCCTGGGCGTTTGAAGgagtgcagggccagggagggttgggggaagaaagcagggtaaggagcctcctgggggtgggggtggttgttcCCTGGGATGACTCCCACATCCAGAGCTTGGTGTCCTTGAGGAAGCTGTCCTGTGGGGTTCCTTGCCATAGAAGGTTTCATCCGTTTCAGCGGCGGAGTGTGTGAGTGACATGCACCCCGCAGCATTTGTCCGTACCCAGTTCAAGAGTTAAGAGTTTTATCAtgttccgggggcgcctggggccgctgttggttaagcatgtgccatcggctcaggtcatgatctcaggatcctgggatcgaaccccacattgtgctccctgctcagtggagactctgcttgtctctctccctctgtgtgtgctctttctcaaataaataaataaataaataaataaataaataaataaataaatacctttaagaaaaaaagagttttgtcatGTCCTGGACACCAGCCTGGACACCTTGCCTACTTGTTTGGTCTCTGGACCGAAATCACAGGGCATTGGCCTAGGGATGGGTTGGAAAGGCGAAAGAATGGAACAAGCAGGGGACGGGGGtcagaagctggagaaataaaagtttgttggttCTTGCTTCTGATGCCTTCCCGGCCATCATTGTGCAAATGCCAAAGGcaagcacgcgcacacacgcgagCTCGTGCATTGGCCTGGTTCTTCCAGAAAGGGGGGGAAACgtcctcccagcacagagggagccctgctcactggctccttgattcccagagctgggctgagctctgctctctggaaggCCCTGTGGGTGAGCAGTGAGGACACGAGGAGAAGCAGGACACGTCCCAGCCATAGGGGACCGTGTCTAGCAGCCGCAGTcctggcaggaaggtggggaggggtgcgctGAGACCCGCAGAAGAAGCggaggcagggtgaggggggtGCGGCCCCCGGGGCGAGCACTGCAGTGGAAATGCCcccggcccgggggcggggggctggggtgacCAGAGGGTCCCCGTGATTGCCTCTGTGCAGCTGGTCACCGGCAAGCTGGGTGGCGACACTGCcagactccagtctctgcctccgtgtCAGGGAAGGCGGGGGGCAGGCTGCGAGCCTATGTGTGAGGTGCACGGGCACGGGCTCAGCggggtgccgggggcggggccccaaCCTTGCCGGGCGGGGTCCaggtgaggagcccagggaggaccgggggacccccggcctgcccgctcccctctcctgcccccacgtaGCCCACCCCGGAACCCATGTCCGCCCGACGTGCTGTCAGCCCGAGGGGACCCCTTCCTATGGGGTCCGGATGTGACGAGCGCCGACTTCCGCCTCGGAGGCGTGGGAGACGCCGGGACCGCCGTGTGTGGGAGGCCGGATCTCGGTCGGGCCAGGCCAGGCGTGCAGGTAGGCCCACCCGTGAGGGAGCACAGAGTGGGGgacccccaggagccaggtggcCCATGCCGGCAGCCCCGAGACACCCCGGGCGGGGACAGCGTCGTCCCGCTGAGCCCCTCCCGCCGGGGCCCAGGACCAAGGACACGGGTCCCCAGAGGGACGGGCCCGGGCCCTCCCTGGAGCGGGTTCCGGGGGCAGACGGAGGACTGTGGGGGCCACTCTTCGGCGCTCAGGTCCAGCCCCTCGGGCCCTGCcgcggccaggccctgggggccccccggggagggTGGCCACAGGTGGCGTCCGTCCGGTGAAACGCGCCTCGGGGCTCTGACGGAGCTTAGGACCTTGGTCAGAGGGGAAGGATGCCAGgtcgggaaggggcgggggcacagggagccccagggggtccaggtggggtcggggtggggatcGATCGGGGCCAGGACCGAGGGACTCTCGAGCGCAGGACAGAGGGGACCTCACCGAGGTCGGGCCCCAGGGTGAGTCCGGGACGGCCGctgggcgggatggggacacGCGGCCAGTGCGGCCGGACTGGTGCGTCCGGGTGTCCCGAGACACTAGGGGCCTTGgcggaaggagcagggcctccctcaggcgggcagagggccgggcccaggtcctgctgggcttcaCGCTGAGGATGCGGAGGGAGGACTGAGGGTCCCCGGACCCCAGCACAGCGTCAGTCAGGGAAGGTCCGTGGGGGAGGGGATCGAGCACGTGGTGAGTCCGGACTTCCGCATCCGGGCCTCAGAGACTCTGGGGTCTTTGGCcgaaggagcagggcctccctcccgtgggcagaggggcgggctcaggtcctgctgggcttcaTGGTGAGGttgcagagggaggacagagggtccccggaccccagcacagcgtcagtcagggaaggtccgttgggggggggggggagggtggaggattGGAGCACGTGGTGAGTCCGGACTTCCGCATCCGGGTCTCTGAGCGACTGAGGCGAGGGCCTGATGAAAGGAGCAGCTgctcaggtgggcagaggggagggcccTGGCGACCCAGTGGCGGGGGCGTGGCGTGGGGAGGCCAGGGATAAACCCTGAGGGAGGACAGAGCGGAGCCCTCTAGAAGCCCACCCATGATGTCAGTCTAGGGAGGCCCCCctgggcgggatggggacacGAGCCCAGAGCGGCCGGACTTCTGCCTCTGGGTCTCCCGAGAACCTGGGGTCTTGACGGGTCGAAGGAGCAGGGCCTCCgtcaggggggcagaggggcgggcCCAGGTCCTGTCGGGCTTCACGCTGAAGTTGCCGAGGGAGGACTGAGAGACCCTGGACCCCAGCCCAGAGGCAGTCCCTAGAGGCCCGAGTGGAGGACGGGGACACCCCGTTTGTGTTCGTGCGTGCGTTTGTGTGTCCCCCACTTGCCCATCTGGGTCTCGCAGAGGCCGGATGCCCCGGTGCCCGGGAGCGGATCCGTAGGCAGTAGagacaggcaaaggcagaggcacCCAGGGAGTCGTGGTGGAGATCAGAAGAAGGCCCGGGAGACCTGGACGCCCCATCTCAGACCCCGCTCTCAGCCCCGGGGAGCCCTAGGCTTCGTGGCCGCAGGAGTTGGCCACAGACTTATCCCggtgggctcagggcagggagggccttgGTGTTGGCGGACGGCCTAGGGACAGCAGACGAAGGGGCCTAGGACCTGCTAGGGCTCGAGGCGAGGACCCCCAAGGGAGTCCCCAGGGAGCCCACAGGACCGCGGCCCTGATTCAGCCACCGGAGTCTCCTGGGATGGGTGAGCCCACACGGTGCATGGCCACTCTGGCCTCAGGGCATCCGAGAACCCATGGCCATTTGGATGGAGCACTGCCtcaagcatgggggtgggggggaatggccCACGTGTTGCTGGGTGGAAATGCGAGGACCAGAAGGAGGACTGCGGTTTTGGGGATAGTGAACAGATTCGGTCCCGGGAGGCCCCGGGGCCAGATGATCACACAGGGCGTGCCCTGACTTCCCAGCCACatctcccagagcctggggtctGGGTGGAAGGAGCAGGCTTCAGGGCTGCCCAGGCTGACCCCGGGCCTGCCAGGTTGGAAGGGGAGGACTAGAGGGAGGACCGACTGGGCCGCACTAAGTTCAGGCCAGGGAGGTGGCTCCTGTGGAGGAGGAGCCCATGCCTCCTGTCCTGAGGTCCACATCTGGCTGTTAGAGACTGAGGGCCTGTGGTGAGAAGGAGCGGGCCTGGGGTGTAgcgggcctgtgtgtgtgtgagggtggagggtggggtcggggggagcGGGGCACAGGTCCGGTTGGGAGTCAGGGTGAGGACCCTGGGGGAGGACTGGCcgtaccccctccaccccatctcagCAAAGAAGCCAGTGCACCGGAATCTGGCCGTGCCCAATCCAGGCAGGGTCGGTCAGCGGTGGCCCCAAGTGGCATGCGTGCTCACTTGTCTCGTGGGCCGGAAGGTGGGAGTCCTCAGGGAGCTGAGGTCTTGGTCTGTGGGGCACATGGCTTCTGTCTCACTTTGGGGACCTGGAAGAAGGGCAGGCcctggcaggaagaaagaggattaGCGTCCTGGGGTTCTGAGGGcatccccaccccaggacagAGGGGCCGGTCCCTACTGCCAGCCCTTTGGGATCTTGccgggggctgagggtggggatgtAGACATGGCCGTGGACGAGGACGTGGtggcccctcaccctcctctcggAGCTCTCAGGGAGGTGAGCCCCACGCTGGGAGAGGTCGGGGTCAGGTCATCTGGGGAAGCCCACCTTGGAGACACACAGGAGTCCCTGCTCCTGCCAAGAGTCAACATGGGGGCACCCGAGGGAGAAGTGAGTGACTCCTAACCCACCCCTCCGGACAAGGAAGTgatggcccaggaatctgtccaGCCCCTACCTGGCCTCCCTGGGAACGCTGGGCGGGGCCTGTCAGGCtgagtccctcctcctctccagatccctcctctcaggatggggagggccagggcctgagggtCTGGACTCAGGTAGCAGAGGAGGCAGGTGCCCTGGCTCTGGGTCTGGCCCTGACTGTTGGGGGGAGATGAGAAATGAGGGCATGCCTCCCACAGCAGGATCCTCTGGGCCCAGGCCTACCCTGCCGCTTCTGTCAGCCATGGGGAGACGGGCGATCGGTGGGCCAAGTTATGtctcctgacttttccttctggtGTCTCCCAGAGATGAGGCCTCGGCACCAGGAGGGTGGCCTCTGGTCAACACAGGGAGTTTTCCCAGGCCTTCTGTGGGGTCAGGGTATAGACGGAGAGGTGCACCCATCCCGGCACCGATGGAACCCCGAGCTTGGCCATCCCTGGGGTTCCGTGACGAGCCCTTAGACCTTTGGCAGGCGTGGGCACATGTGGGCCCCCTCGCTTACCTTCTGTGGAGTCTCAGGGCTGCGTGGTCTTGCTGTGACCCTTTGGCCTCAGGCTGcgggaggggggcccaggccctgccaggggaAATAGCAGTCCCCTGAGAGGCCAAGGAGGGGACCGCCCAGCTTGGACTGGTGGGGACCTCACAGAGtccgccccagccctcctgccccactgggcCCCGTGTGCCGTGCTCTGTGTCTGCTCCCTGAAGTGCTCCTCCTCTTGTCCTCCAGGGGCTTCAAGAACTCAGCGTTGAGGCCTaggtctgaggcaggagcctctaaggtcccagagcaggggaggtgcaggtgagtgccagtggtcaaggtgaggtacgtgctctgagcatggggccaggggctcgcccctcccagcccagaggggaGCCCTCAGCACCCAAGCCCGACGCAGCGCACTGTGAGCTCCGGGACTTCAGGCCTCTGCTGCCCGGGCTGCGCCCTGAGGAGCCATCCCACATCTTTCTTCAGGTTCAGCCTGACACAAACGCCATGTCCCTGGGTCAGAGGAGTGAGCTCTGGAAGCTGGAGGAAGACCCCGGCCCGGCCCAGGGCCTGGTGGAGGCACAGCTgtccggggctggggaggaggaggccccgtgcgccccctcctccttctccacctccgcCTCCTCCCAGTCCACCGTcccatctgtctcctgctctgccctTTTTCTGGTCCCCTCGGAGGAGGGGTCTGCTGCTGGGTTCCAGAGTCCTCCCCAGAGCTCTGTgagtgcctgcccctcccccagtgccccgGCAGCCACTGCCCAGAGCCAGCCTGACCAGGGCTCCAGCAGCCCCGATGAGGAGGGGTCGAGCACCTGGGAGGAGCCCGAAGAAGCCCAGCCGGGGCACCAAAACGTAGTCCAGGGGAAGGTGGTCGACCTGGTGGAGTTCCTGCTCCTCAAGTATCGCACCAAGGAGCCGATCAGCCAGGCAGAGATGCTGGAGATCGTCGGCGAGGATGACCAGGATGCCTTCCCTGTGATCTTGGGCCGAGCCTCCGAGTGCATGCGGCTGGTCTTTGGCGTGGATGTGAAGGAAGTGGACCCCGCCGACCACTCCTACATCCTGGTCCCCgtcctgggcctcacctgggaTGGGATGCTGAGCAGTGAGCAGGAAGTGCCCAAGACCGGCCTCCTGGTAGTGCTCCTGGGGTTTATCCTCCTGAACAGCGACCATGCCCcggaggaggaggtgtgggaagCGCTGGGGGACATGGGGGTGTATGCTGGCCAGGAGCACGTCATCtatggggagcccagggagctcctCACCAATGTCTGGGTGCAGGAAGGGTACGTGGAGTACCGGCAGGTGCCCGGCAGCGACCCTGCCCGCTACGAGTTcctgtggggtcccagggcccaCGCCGAAATCAAAGTTGCAAATGCTGGAGTATTTGCTCCGGGTCAGTCTCGCGCAGCcggcttcctccctggccctgtctgaaggggctgtgagagatgaggaagagggggccTGAGCCCCCGCGTCTGCCAGGCCCTTTCCAGGCATTGGTGGGGTCggcagcttctcctccaggatgCTGGGCTTGAAGTGAGGCCGCTTGTTggtccttccctgtgtgtgtttgtgtgtgtgcgtgaagaCAGAGCCCTGGGCGTTTGAAGgagtgcagggccagggagggttgggggaagaaagcagggtaaggagcctcctgggggtgggggtggttgttcCCTGGGATGACTCCCACATCCAGAGCTTGGTGTCCTTGAGGAAGCTGTCCTGTGGGGTTCCTTGCCATAGAAGGTTTCATCCGTTTCAGCGGCGGAGTGTGTGAGTGACATGCACCCCGCAGCATTTGTCCGTACCCAGTTCAAGAGTTAAGAGTTTTATCAtgttccgggggcgcctggggccgctgttggttaagcatgtgccatcggctcaggtcatgatctcaggatcctgggatcgaaccccacattgtgctccctgctcagtggagactctgcttgtctctctccctctgtgtgtgctctttctcaaataaataaataaataaataaataaataaataaataaataaatacctttaagaaaaaaagagttttgtcatGTCCTGGACACCAGCCTGGACACCTTGCCTACTTGTTTGGTCTCTGGACCGAAATCACAGGGCATTGGCCTAGGGATGGGTTGGAAAGGCGAAAGAATGGAACAAGCAGGGGACGGGGGtcagaagctggagaaataaaagtttgttggttCTTGCTTCTGATGCCTTCCCGGCCATCATTGTGCAAATGCCAAAGGcaagcacgcgcacacacgcgagCTCGTGCATTGGCCTGGTTCTTCCAGAAAGGGGGGGAAACgtcctcccagcacagagggagccctgctcactggctccttgattcccagagctgggctgagctctgctctctggaaggCCCTGTGGGTGAGCAGTGAGGACACGAGGAGAAGCAGGACACGTCCCAGCCATAGGGGACCGTGTCTAGCAGCCGCAGTcctggcaggaaggtggggaggggtgcgctGAGACCCGCAGAAGAAGCggaggcagggtgaggggggtGCGGCCCCCGGGGCGAGCACTGCAGTGGAAATGCCcccggcccgggggcggggggctggggtgacCAGAGGGTCCCCGTGATTGCCTCTGTGCAGCTGGTCACCGGCAAGCTGGGTGGCGACACTGCcagactccagtctctgcctccgtgtCAGGGAAGGCGGGGGGCAGGCTGCGAGCCTATGTGTGAGGTGCACGGGCACGGGCTCAGCggggtgccgggggcggggccccaaCCTTGCCGGGCGGGGTCCaggtgaggagcccagggaggaccgggggacccccggcctgcccgctcccctctcctgcccccacgtaGCCCACCCCGGAACCCATGTCCGCCCGACGTGCTGTCAGCCCGAGGGGACCCCTTCCTATGGGGTCCGGATGTGACGAGCGCCGACTTCCGCCTCGGAGGCGTGGGAGACGCCGGGACCGCCGTGTGTGGGAGGCCGGATCTCGGTCGGGCCAGGCCAGGCGTGCAGGTAGGCCCACCCGTGAGGGAGCACAGAGTGGGGgacccccaggagccaggtggcCCATGCCGGCAGCCCCGAGACACCCCGGGCGGGGACAGCGTCGTCCCGCTGAGCCCCTCCCGCCGGGGCCCAGGACCAAGGACACGGGTCCCCAGAGGGACGGGCCCG
Proteins encoded in this window:
- the LOC118548242 gene encoding LOW QUALITY PROTEIN: melanoma-associated antigen 10-like (The sequence of the model RefSeq protein was modified relative to this genomic sequence to represent the inferred CDS: inserted 2 bases in 1 codon); the encoded protein is MAVDEDVVAPHPPLGALREVQPDTNAMSLGQRSELWKLEEDPGPAQGLVEAQLAPAATAQSQPDQGSSSPDEEGSSTWEEPEEAQPGHQNVVQGKVVDLVEFLLLKYRTKEPISQAEMLEIVGEDDQDAFPVILGRASECMRLVFGVDVKEVDPADHSYILVPVLGLTWDGMLSSEQEVPKTGLLVVLLGFILLNSDHAPEEEVWEALGDMGVYAGQEHVIYGEPRELLTNVWVQEGYVEYRQVPGSDPARYEFLWGPRAHAEXSKLQMLEYLLRVSLAQPASSLALSEGAVRDEEEGA
- the LOC144378797 gene encoding LOW QUALITY PROTEIN: melanoma-associated antigen 10-like (The sequence of the model RefSeq protein was modified relative to this genomic sequence to represent the inferred CDS: inserted 2 bases in 1 codon), with the protein product MAVDEDVVAPHPPLGALREVQPDTNAMSLGQRSELWKLEEDPGPAQGLVEAQLAPAATAQSQPDQGSSSPDEEGSSTWEEPEEAQPGHQNVVQGKVVDLVEFLLLKYRTKEPISQAEMLEIVGEDDQDAFPVILGRASECMRLVFGVDVKEVDPADHSYILVPVLGLTWDGMLSSEQEVPKTGLLVVLLGFILLNSDHAPEEEVWEALGDMGVYAGQEHVIYGEPRELLTNVWVQEGYVEYRQVPGSDPARYEFLWGPRAHAEXSKLQMLEYLLRVSLAQPASSLALSEGAVRDEEEGA